The nucleotide window ATTCGTTTTCTTCTGGGGAATATGCACGCAGACTTCGCAACCGACGCAGCGTTCGAGGTCGATCTGGCAGAAACTTTGCAGGTTGTGGAACTGGTCGTACTGCTGAATCTTCACGATGCAGTCGACCGGACACACCTCCAAGCAGGCTTCACAGCCGGTGCAGTTGTCGGCGTTGATGACGGCGAGCTCTTTGGGGAGCTTCTTTCGAGGGCCGGCTTTGGCCATCGCTAACGTCCTTCAGATAGAGAAGATCGGTTCGTGAAAAATTTCACGCACCCGAGGGTATTGTAGGTAATCGGCCAGCAAAGGCCAATCGGAACAGCAGTTTTAATGTATCCGGGCACGCCAGCAGCAGTTACGCGCCGGAAAGGATGAAAGTTGAACCGCCAAGACGCAAAGATCGCCAAGGAAACGCAGAAGATTTAATCGCAGAGAGCGCAGAGGACTGCGGGGCTGATTTTATGAATCCCTGCTCTGCGTCTCTCCGCGTCCTCTGCGATTCAACTGTATTTGGTCTGCTTGGCGTCCTTTGCGTCTTGGCGGTTCAAATTCCCTGTCTGGGCATTCCCACGTCGTGTCGTTGTGCCGTCGTGGTTGGTCTTTTTCCGAATTAAGAGCGGCCGGGGATGCGCTCGCCGCGAATCAGATCCTCGAACGTCTGTCGCGCGCGAATCAGCTCGGCCTTGCCGTTTTCGATCAACACTTCGGCCGCCAGCGGCTTGCTGTTGTAGTTCGAGCCCATCGCAAAGCCGTAAGCGCCGGCGACCTCGATGATCAGCAAGTCTCCCACCTCGGCGGCGGGTAACGAACGCCGGCAGACAATGCCACCGTCGGTCTGGGTGAAGATGTCTCCCGACTCGCACAACGGCCCGCCGACCACGACATCGAGCATGGGTCGATGCTCGATCGTGCCGTGGGCCAGGACGAGCGACATCGGGTGATGCGCGCCATAGAGAATGGGCCGCGCCAGATTGTTGAACCCAGCGTCGAGCAGATAGAACGTGTTGCCACCCATCTGCTTCACGGCGCGAATCTCGGTGACCAGGTAGCCCGACTCGGCCACCAGGTAACGCCCTGGCTCGATTTCCAGGTGGACCGGGTGCTCGAACTGCTCTTCCAGTCGATGCCGCGTGGCGTTCCACAGATCGAAATACGTCTCGATGTCGATGTAAGAATCGCCCGCCTTATACGGCACCGGCAAGCCGCCGCCGGCGCTGATCGTGGTGAGCGAGCGGCCCACTTCGCCGGCCAGCCGCTTCATCGAGCCGCAGACTTGCGACAGATGGTCCAGGTCGGTCCCCGAGCCGATGTGCAAGTGCAGCCCCGTGACGCTCAGGCCCGCCATGTCGGCCTGGCGCAGGCAATCGTCGAGTTGCTCGTGCCAGATGCCGTGCTTCGATTGCTCGCCGCCGGTGTTGGTCTTTTGGCTGTGACCGTGGCCAAAGCCAGGGTTGATCCGCAGAGTGATCTCGCTGCCCGGCGCTCGGGCGCCAAGCTGAGCGATCATGTCGGGCGAGCCGCAGTTGACGTGCAGCCCATGCTTGACGACCAGGTCGAGCGCGTCGGCGTCGAAGATGTCGGCGGTGTAGACGATCTGCGGCGGCGTGCCGCCCGGCTGGTAGCCGGCCGCCAGGGCGCGGCGGATTTCGCCGGCGCTGACCGCGTCGACCACGACGCCGTTGCGGCGCATCAGATCGAGAATCGCCAGGTTCGAGCAAGCCTTCTGCGCGTAGCGAATGGTGTCGAACGCTCGCAGGTCGTTGATCCGCTCGACGATCTTGGCGGCGTCATAGACGAACGTCGGCGTGCCAAAATCGACGGCCAACTGCCGCACCTTCAGGCCAGCAATCTCGTTGCGCAGCGGCGGGAAGTCTGCGGCGGTGGCGGGGCGGAGACGTTGCGAAACAGGCATGGTCGACTCACCAGAAAACGGAAGCGGAAACATGACGAACGCTCGAAGACGTCGATTCTATCATCGGGCGCTAGCCCCGCGACAGCCCCCGGAGGCCCCGGCGAAACCTGGCGCGGGACGGGGCGTTTTGGCCGAGAATGATGAAGGGAATTCGACCATGACAACACAACGGCACGACGGGGGCAATGCGAAGAAGGTTGAACCGCAAAGACGCAAAGGGCGCTAAGGTAATACGAGGAGATTAAACGCAGAGAGCGCAGAGGATCGCGGAGATTAAGAGTTGGATTTTTTCTCTGCGAAACTCAGCGCCCTCTGCGATTCAAAACGTCTTCGGTTTTCTTCGCGTTCTTTGCGGTTCAATCTCCCTCTTTTCCTCCGTGGTAAATCCCTCCCTCGTCGTGCCGTCGTGTCGTCGTGGTTGGTATTCCGCCTTTCCTGCAATGCCGACCGGTTTGCGTTAGAATCTGCTGAAGTAACATTCCGTCGCTTCTCCACCTCGGCCTCGTGCCCATGCGCGCCACCGCCTGGCAACTCCGCACTCGTTCGCTCGCGCTGCCGCGACGCCCGCTGGTGATGGGCATTGTCAACGTCACGCCCGACAGCTTCTCGGACGGCGGCCGGCACTTTGACCCCGCCGCGGCCGTGGCCCACGGGCTGGCCCTGGTCCAGCAAGGGGCCGATCTGCTCGACATTGGCGGCGAGAGCACGCGCCCCTACAGCGAGCCCGTCACGGCCGCCGAGGAATTGCGCCGCGTGCTGCCGGTGGTTCGCGAACTGTGCCGCGCGGCCGGCGTGCCGATCAGCATCGACACGTCCAAGGCCGAGGTGGCGGCCGCGGCCCTGGACGCCGGTGCCGAGATCGTCAACGACGTGACCGGCCTGGAAGGGGATCCGGCCATGTTGCCGTTGTGTGTCGCGCGCCAGCCGGGCGTGTGCGCCATGCACATGCAGGGCACGCCGCAAACCATGCAGAACGACCCCCGCTACGAGGACGTGGTGGCCGAGATTCTGGCCTACCTGTGCCAGCGCCGCGACCTGCTGCTCGATGCGGGCATAACGCGCGAGCGGATTTGCCTGGATCCGGGCCTGGGCTTTGGCAAGACGCACGAGCACAACCTGGAGTTGCTGCGCAGCGTGTGGCGGTTCCACGCGCTCGGCTGCCCGCTGTTGGTTGGCCACTCGCGCAAGGGTTTTATCGCCAAGGTCATCGGCGACAAAGAGGCCGACCGGACGGCCGGCACGGTGGGGGCGACCCTCGGCCTGGCCCGACAAGGCGTCCAAATCATCCGCGTCC belongs to Planctomycetota bacterium and includes:
- the lysA gene encoding diaminopimelate decarboxylase, whose translation is MPVSQRLRPATAADFPPLRNEIAGLKVRQLAVDFGTPTFVYDAAKIVERINDLRAFDTIRYAQKACSNLAILDLMRRNGVVVDAVSAGEIRRALAAGYQPGGTPPQIVYTADIFDADALDLVVKHGLHVNCGSPDMIAQLGARAPGSEITLRINPGFGHGHSQKTNTGGEQSKHGIWHEQLDDCLRQADMAGLSVTGLHLHIGSGTDLDHLSQVCGSMKRLAGEVGRSLTTISAGGGLPVPYKAGDSYIDIETYFDLWNATRHRLEEQFEHPVHLEIEPGRYLVAESGYLVTEIRAVKQMGGNTFYLLDAGFNNLARPILYGAHHPMSLVLAHGTIEHRPMLDVVVGGPLCESGDIFTQTDGGIVCRRSLPAAEVGDLLIIEVAGAYGFAMGSNYNSKPLAAEVLIENGKAELIRARQTFEDLIRGERIPGRS
- the folP gene encoding dihydropteroate synthase, producing MGIVNVTPDSFSDGGRHFDPAAAVAHGLALVQQGADLLDIGGESTRPYSEPVTAAEELRRVLPVVRELCRAAGVPISIDTSKAEVAAAALDAGAEIVNDVTGLEGDPAMLPLCVARQPGVCAMHMQGTPQTMQNDPRYEDVVAEILAYLCQRRDLLLDAGITRERICLDPGLGFGKTHEHNLELLRSVWRFHALGCPLLVGHSRKGFIAKVIGDKEADRTAGTVGATLGLARQGVQIIRVHDVAANRQALQLFEAAGGLEDDSKPA
- a CDS encoding 4Fe-4S binding protein; its protein translation is MAKAGPRKKLPKELAVINADNCTGCEACLEVCPVDCIVKIQQYDQFHNLQSFCQIDLERCVGCEVCVHIPQKKTNPYELTVCPWNAIEMVPTETVAVVVSQIGGPPEYIEANWDRLVGTAQHLAELKAANG